The genome window aatctacagcaaaccagtagccaacatcaaagtaaatggaaagaagccagaagcaatcccactaaaatcagggactagacaaggctgccaattttctccctacctattcaatattgtacttgaagtcctagccagagcaattcgacaactaaaggagatcaaggggatacaaattggaaaggaagaagtcaaaatatcactatttgcagatgatatgattgtatgtATAAGTaactctaaaaattccaccagagaactcctaaacctgataaacagcttcagtgcagtagctggatataaaattaactcaagcaaatcaatggcctttctctacacaaaggataaacaggatgagaaagaaattagggaaacaacacctttcacaatagtcacaagaaatataaaataccttggtgtgactttaactaaggaggtgaaagatctgtatgacaaaaacttcaagtctctgaagaaagaaattgaagaagatctcaaaaaatagaaagatctcccatgctcatggaccagcaggattaatatagtaaaaatgattatcctgccgaaagcaatctacagattcaatacaatcgccatcaaaattccaacccaattcttcactgaattaggaagggcaatttgcaaattcatctggaataataaaaaacctaggataccaaaaactattctcaacaataaaagaacctctgggggaatcaccatgcctgacctcaagctgtactacagagcaattgtgataaaaactgcatggtactggtacagtgacagacaggtagatcaatggaacagaattgaagacccagaaatgaacccacacacctatggttacctgatctttgacaaaggagctaaaaccatccagtggaaaaaagacggcattttcaacaaatggttctggcaaAACTGTAAACTAAATATAACAAGAATTACATAAAAaccaaggctggagagacggctcagcagtaaagagcactggctgccttttgcagaggactcaggttggattctcagcacctataCAGCAGCTCACAACAGGGGACTTGATGTcctcagatgccctcttctggcgtctgTGAGTACTGCACATGCATGGTGCATACACATATCTGCAGTCaaatacttacataaaatataaagaaactaaatatttaaaaaaataaaaaataaaaagaaacaattactGTTTCCCATCAACTCTGAGATATGCGAATTCTTGTTTTAGCTCTCTGAAATCAGGATGTAGCTTACAGCCAATGGTGACATAACAATCTTCACCCAGAGCGCACAACGAAGTATTTGCTGACATCCACTTAGTTGAATGGCAGGCTTCCTTGATGCTTCATTGAAACCATCTTCAATGCATTACATTTATACCATTTTGTTCTTAAGGGAGTAAATTTGATgctaatgaagaaaatacttgcaGAAATAGCAGGAACAGCTCAGTAGTTTCTCATGAAGTCAAACTGAACCCTGTAAGGACACCAACTAGGGAAAGCGCTGATCATTAGACCCTTCTTTAATGTTTATTGCTAACAATAGAAGGGGAAGTGCCAAGGCCCAGAAAAAGGCGTGCATTCGGCAAGTTTAGTGAGGTTGAAGCCCCAGGGCTTCTTATTTCTACCGATTTTCTTCCAAGAGCCTGTTCCTATTAATTTTTCATGAGAAGGATCTCAGCATTGCATAGTTATGGATCTTACAAATACTGTCTCCAGCCCTGTTCTCAGAAAAGTGAGAAATGTTTCCAAAGGACACTTGGGTGTTGTGGCAGATTCACATTAACAGAGGTTATGCCTCAATGCCCCAGACGCTGCTGCTAATTCAGTTAGAGGAGTGATATAATTGTAGATCTTATTAAGAAAGTCTGCTCAAGGGCTGGAACGATGGCTCGACAGTCTTTCCCTTACAGCCCTTGCTGAGGACagaggttcaatccccagcattcGAGAGACACCTCACAACACTCTGCTCCCTCCAGGGGagttggtgccctcttctggtctgtgagcactgcacccacatggtgcacatacacagcaGAACACCCCtacatataacataaataaataattgatgaataagtaaatgttaaCATTTCATTATCAATCCTAACAATAGATTAGAACATTCAAGAAGGGGCCAGTCCTCCAAGACATCTAAGAACATTCTCACTGGGACATCAGACAAGAGGGTAGAGGCCTGTCCGTTACCCAAGGGAAAGCATTAAATGACTGCTTACCTTTGCAGCTGGAATCTATGACAACACGGCTTTTGTCAGAATTTAAATCATGGTTTTATTATGACATATTTAAAGCAGTGCTACTCAATATACAGTCTGTTATCTCCTGTTTCTCTGACTCATTCATTTTGGAGTATTATGGTCAGCACAGCTATGGTATTTTATTTGCAGTTTgcctggttgtttttgttgttgtttgtttactcAATATTCTTCTTGCCTGCAAGAATTAATCATGTTTTacatgcttcaaaaaaaaaaaaaacaaaaatatttccagtAAATATCTTTTGGAACATGTtattggaatatttttctttatttggggtTATAAGTATTGttgttatataaacacacacacacacacacacacacacacaaacagatgcagacacataAAGGGCTACCACGTCATGAAGAAGCCAAAAGTTGAGTCTTATATATTGAATCATAGCACAtctaatatatcatatatttaggCCCAGTGGGAACCATACTGTGTTTCTCATGCATGTGGTAGAGAATCaaaaatgaagggaagaaaatcaTAATCAATAAAATCAgatctgggtgtggtagcatactCTTGTAAtcccaaccctcaagagattgaGACAGGATGATCTTCACAAGTTCAAAGCTGAAAAAGGCTGTGTTGAGAGCACCACCCTggcagggctacatggtgaaaatctgtttcaaaaaaatttaagtaaaaatgagaaaaagtgaagaatttaataaaatggatgttcagaaagtctttttctaaaatatcagataagaaaataaaacaacacaacatcaatgcatttaaatatttactgaaatttttgttttagattttatttattttatgtgttatcaGTGTTTtgtccatgtatatgtgtttcacatgtgtgccttgtgccGGAAGAGGCCAGAAAGAAGTGTGAGATCCCCCgaaaactgtagttacagatggtgtgaTTCACCTGTGGACGCTGGGAATGGAACCAAGGCTTCAGGAAGAGCCACAagggctcctaactgctgagtcgcCTCTCTAGCCCTTAGAAACTCTTCTAAATCCTCTGTCTATGGATTTTACCACTTCTCAGGTCACTCATAAGCTGAGGAATGAACAAAAAGAGAGAGCGCTATAGCGGCACACAGTCCTGAGTATCTCCCACAGCCAGGGAGCACATGTTCAAGTGTTTATCAGAGAGCCACGTGCCTCTGAATACAGACTACGGACAGGGCATCTGTGGCTTGTGGGCTTCTCCTCTCAGCACTTAGGCTACACAGGGTGCacaccatctctccaactcctccacccAAATAAAGAAGGTTTGTCGCGTGAGGCATCCAACATCGCCTTTGCTCTGAGGGAGGATGTGGGTGGGGCTATTCTTCTGATgatctgtgatttttctttcctacttCGTAAAAGTCTCCTCCAAATGCTTCATTTCATGGTTGCTAGCTGTTAATGGGACTTTGGGTTCATAGCCAGTGTTTGGAGGGAACAGGAGAAAGTAATAAACGTGCTATCCAGTGGACACATTACCCAAGTCACCGCGCTCAGACCACCTAAAATCCTCACCATAGAAAGGCCAAAGCGAGCATTTATAGACAAGATATAGCTCAACCTGTAGGCTCCTTCCATCTGCATGAAGCTGCCGCTAGCAAATTCCTTACTGGAACTGAGGGCAACGAAATACAGGCATCAGACAGCTGTCACTGAACTGCAGCCAAGCATCAGCCTCCTCTGTTGGTCATGACACTTGTGAGTGCTGACTAGATAACACAGAATGGGGATCTCATGGTGGAGACATTATGTCTCTCTTCATACAAAGAATCTTGTAGACTGGTGAGTCTTGCAAAATGTGAAGCTGGATCCCATTTCTGGTACTTTTTTGTTGAAGTAATTTGTCAAGCCTCTCTAAATACAGGTTCATTTTGTTTACCACTGGCAAGCCTAAAtaacaccatatatatatatatatatatatatatatatatatatatatatatatatatatatatatatatatataaaacgcCCCAAGCCCAAATAACAGTATGTATGTAAAAAAGCTCCATTTGTGGAAGTTCAAGGATGGATTTTCCTCTTATGGATAATCTTGAAAACTCACATCAAAGACACACTCCAGGCTCAGCGCAGAGCCTTTCTGTCTTGAAAcaatagtttgttttgttttgttttttcctctctcacAGTTTATGAGATGTCTTGAATCCATTGTCCTTACGACTCTGTATAGACATGAAGGCAACAGGTGCATGATGGGAAGCCACCAGCACAGCAGTGGCCTGCTGGTCCTATCAGAGAGTGTCCAATTCCACATGATGAAAAGCCTAATAAGACTCTCAAAAGTCCACGAAGACTTGGAAATAAAACAGAGGGAGAAGGTAGGAATTTCAGAACGGTATGTAAGGATATAGAAGAGGGACCAGTATTTCCATGGTGGGCAGTCAGTGTCTTCCAACTTCAGAGACTCCCGTCTGCTTTGTCAGTAATTGTTCCCTCTTGGGGGGCTCATACCCAGAAGTATTAGAAGTGACTTGATGCCAAAATCTACTGTATAGAAAGACATTAGCCAAGGAGGAAGATGGCCGATGGCAGAGGGATTGGGctcagaagggaaggaaaaacatGGAGAAGGTGTGCAAAGATCAGGATTGCATGAAGTGCCATGGGAGAACATGCAGACTCACAGTGCACAGAGAATCCTAAGctaagagaaaacaacaacaaaaattcatgGAGTATGTTTGTTTACAAAAAGTGTCCATGGCTAACAATATAAATCTGGATTATAGTTAGATATTCATTGAAATTATGAATATCATTCTGACAAAAATTACTGTGAAATGTCTTCAGAGGGTGGGGATATGTATGTAcgatattaaatatttatgcatatacatgaCAAGAAAGAACACTAAGCCGTATGAGTATCAGTTTTAGTTTctactgataaaataattaactACCTCAAACCGGAAGGGGAGATCAGCAATGGCAGTGATTATGAAACGCTGCTTACCGCGGTGGATTCAAATGGCAGAGGAGTCGGCACACCGGCAGAGTAGGGGCTGGAAGTGAAGTGAAGCTGGACACTTTTCATAGAGCAGCTACGTGCCTTTGAGAAGCTTTGTGTAAAACTTtggaaacaaaattatatttaattaaatgacTTTATTGAAAAGTGAACATCCCTATGATAATTCTAAATCCAGCCAGACTTGAACAGCAGGATTCCCTCTCCTATCTAGCTTTTTCTTGAATTCCTCCAGTGAGCTTGGGCAGAATTGTGTGCCTCCTGAGTTAGAGAACACGGAACCTGCACTGCAAACAACAGCACGCTGTGGGAACTTAAGGCATGTAGAGAGTCAGGGCTCCTCTCACAGGAGTACAGTTCTGCACTTTAACAAACTTTCCAGTGTTGGAAATGAATCCGATCAACATATACAGTgctcatgtgtgaaattctcaaaaaaattaaaagttttaaaggaaaCTTTTGAATGGCTTCTATGCACATTGGACTCTGAGACACACCGACCTACATCTTTGAGTTAGCATCCTCCTTTCTAGGGGAGTTGTTTTGTCCTCTCTAATAGAcagttttgttctctctctgacttcctgCGAATTTGTGGATACTCCCTTAAAGGAAGGCatcttaaatgttttctgttcatgacccctttctctctggaacagTTTTATAAcctaggatatatatatatatatatatatatatatatatatatatatatatatgtgtgtgtgtgtataaaatacaactcaaatatttactaaaatatataagaaaatttattttaaagcgATGGTTTGgcatacatatattttaacatttattaaaaatgaaagcaagtttCATATGATATTTGTTTTTCACATGAATAATTAAATCTTGGATGAATATTTAATACAGAATCTTCAGAATATTTCAGAGTTGattgatgtgtttttaaatgaatctcCGATAATTTCATATgctatattttgatcatactcacccctcctcccccaactcctcccagatccaacCCTCTTCCCTAaccacccaactttgtgtcctcattttaaaaatacctatcCAGTTCAGGCTTATGTTGCCCAATTACTCTTGGGTATACGGCTGTCCTCTGGAATATGGATGATATACCAGGGACCACCAAGGCTCTGGGTTACCATACACAATTTGTGGGCAAgacctattgctgaagatgccaTGTAACACACCATGTGAGTCATATCACATAGAGAAGATAACATGTGAGTCATATCACATAGAGAAGATACTATTTGGGTCATATCACATAGAGAAGATACCATGTGAGTCATATCACATAGAGAAGATNTGAGTCATATCACATAGAGAAGATGCCATGTGAGTCATATCACATAGAGAAGATGCCATGTGAGTCATATCACATAGAGAGATCTAGCTGGCACTGACCTTGAAGCTTCACCCTCACTAGGTAACCTTTGCAGTGCTGGAAGCACTATGTATATGACCAGAGGAGAAGGATAATCTTAAATCTTACCCAGACATGAATCCCATCAGCTACAATAGTGACTAGCCTGGCAAGACACGCCCAtaggtgcaatagtggcacaagtGCCATGCTTGTAATTTTTCATGACTCCCACTTTCATTTCATGACCCCATTTGGGGTCACAAACCATTGTTCAAGAAGCTGGACACTAGAgaagggtttcttttttgtttgtttgtttttaactattcAACAAATACTTTATCCCTCTGTACAAAGTTTAATTCCAGTTTTCAACATCTTTTATCCCACAACACTCATGCAATACACACGTGGCTGCTTTATCTGGCAAGCTTGCCAGGAGCTCCACTTATCCAGGCTGACACACAGAATGCTTGCTGTCCATGAGCAATCTCACAGGAAGCTTGACCAGAGGTGAGTGACTGTCTAGCACCGGCCCCTGCCTACTTTGTTTCGTTCAGGGCTCCTCCTTCAACAGGCGAGGATCTGCGCTCTTGCAAGTCTGGATTCAGGGAGAGGTGCCAGTTATTTTTCAGAAGCTTTGATGAGAAGAACAGGACATCAATCTAAAGCCACGAGGCCATGTTGGACCCACCCTGACCTGGTCCGGTAGAAactaaaaaacaaccaaaagaagcttgctggccagtggTGAGCCTTCTGGTTGTAGAAGCAGCTTCATTCTCTCCATGGCCCCGGCTTGCTGGGTGCCACCTGAAGGCCCTGCTGTTTGCCTTGCTTTCTGCCCTTCGTGCCACCGTCCTCCAGCCCACTCGAGTGTTGCGAGTGCAGAACTTCAGCAGGCACAAGGCGTTGCTTCCTCTGAGTCTTCCTCCGAGGGTCAGGCCTTTTTCAGCTTGCCTTCTTCACAGCAGAGACACTGAGGTTTCTAGGAGCATCTCTTAGTCCAAAACTCTTAGCCACGTGCCCGAGGTGTAGGGCTCGGACATGGAAGACGGACTTCAGCTCCTTAGGGTAGGTGGCATAGGCTCGGATGAAGGACTGCAGGGTTTTCTTAGCCCAGGAGACCATCCTCTGACTGAAGTGCACGTAATCTTCAAACACTGTCTGCAATACTGTGGTTCGTTCTCGGATTTCCTGGGGGCCACTGGCACGGGATTTCTGGGttcccctttgtctccttttAAAACAATCATCCTTTGTCAGGACAGCCAAAATATCTTCCATCTTAATCTCACCAACACTGATTTTGCGAGAAGCCAACGAGTTGACACATTCTGCCTCTGAAGGAGCCAAAATGAGCAGGCTGCTCCCATGACAGCCAATCCGGGCAGTTCTTCCGATGCAGTGAATGTACTCTGCGGGTAAAGACGGAGCACTGTACTGAACAATCCAGGTGACTTGTGGGAGATCCAAGCCTCGAGATGCAACACCCGTGCAGAGTAAGACTCCAGTTTCAGAGTGGGAGAACTCATGAAACACGGACGTTCTTTCCTCCTGCTCCATGTTGCCATGTAGCCAAAGGAATTTCAGTGGCCAGGAGGCAGATGGCAGATGCTCTGAAGTAGGGGGGTCCCTGCGTGACAAAGCAGGGTGTGAAGGAAGAGGCTGAAGTGGAACTCCACCAATTCCCAACTTGAGAAAAAGACAATCATCTTCTGGTTCTTCTCAAACTTGCACTTCTGCAGGATGAAGGCTGCAAGGCAGACAAGACGTAGCTTACTGGGAACCAACACCACATGCTGGTCGAGGCTCTCTGGGATGGCAAAGCTGTTGAGCTGGATACTACCAACTTCCTTAGGATTGGGCTGGTTGCGGTTTTTGTCCAGGACAGAGATACTGACTGGATTGTGCAAACTGATAGCAACTAGCCGTGTTACACCTTCTGTGAGTGTCGCTGACCGGAGGACATTCTGCCGTTTCTGACACTCAGCATTTATAGAGAAGGGTTTCTTGATGTTGTCACTTTGACATTTTGGACACGGGAACGCCTCATTGTTTGAGGCTGTAACTATCCAGACAAGGAAGAGGATATTCTAGGGAGAGATTTATATCCTCTCCCTTCAACTGATAAGACAACGGACCAGAAAGAATTGGAATTTCCCCCAAGAGAGATGGTGCTAAAGCCCTGATACCAGTTATAGGTAAAGCTTGTCAACTGAGAAAAGATCTCACACACTTCTGACAACTTGTCAGACCAACTTTAGGACAAACAGGAAGACAGAAGTCAAAACAATGATGGGCCAGTAATGGGCGAGACTTGAATGGGTCATACCCTCTATTTAAACCAAGTCATGATACTAGGACCCTGGAGATTGACTAGGGCCATTGCTGGACCTCTTTGatctttcattttctcaaagcAGCCCATTGAACaaacctcctttctctgttttacaCTAATATTTGCCTCTTTACTTGGTATATTGCTAAATTCAGGACTGGCAAGTGACCCAGGCTTGTTAGGACCACAAGTGCTTGACCCTAAAACTCCCTGCTAAGATTAAAATGGTCATTGTCTCcattagggttttttgtttgtttgtttgttttgtttttgtaacaatGTGCTCAAATGAAACTACCATAAATGATTGGAAACACATATGTACCGCATTCTGTTTTAGACTGCATGCTTATTTGGACAAAATTGACTGCTGATGTTACACCCATAATGTCTAAGTCTAAGTGATTCACATGAAAGCAGtaagcagaggacttccaggctCAGAGGGCTCAGCCTAGGTGACGAGCCCTGCAGGGCTGGTCAGAGAGAGCCTTGGCATTGACGTACAGTTAAAACCCACTTGGTCATCATAAAGGTGTCTGGTCTACACACTGAGAAAAGATTTCATACACTTCTGGCAACTTGTCAGACCAAACAGGAAGACAGAAGTCAAGACAATGATGGGCCAAAGATCTTTCAAGACAAAGATATATCAAGATATATTCTATCTTGAAAATTCTAACCAATGCTAATTCCCGTGTGTGAGGTATGAAATACGCTGATCTCCTTTCCACTTACTTAACACTTGTTACTTGTTAAATACTTGACAATACTTAACAAAAACCCAAGGATTTATtgaactgttttcattttattttgtgcatctgggtgtttgcctgtatgtctgtgcaccacacacatgtatagtgctcatggaggtcaaaagagggcagcagatgccctgaaactggagttacagacattgtGAGCCATCATCGGGGTGCTGAGAGTTCAGGTTCTCTTCTCTGGAAGTGTaaccagtgatcttaaccactgagccatcttgccagccaccAAGTACATCTTTAGCTCATCTATGAAACCGTTAATCAAGTACGGTCAAGTGAATGCAAATGGCTAAAGTGGAGAGAGgaattatttttcatgtattcacaaatagaaacacttaaaatgtaaactACATGTTCGTAACTTATCAACCGCCTATTATAAATGAATACACTGCTCACCAGAATGCACGACATCACCGTCTCCAGGACTAGAGGAGGTGTGTGGTGTGCAGGATCATCTCAGTGACTCTGCCAAGTAACCCACTTGCTGCTGAAGAAAGTACAGCTGTGGGCAGTTAAGTCACTCTCCCCAGGTGACACACTTAAATGTAGAAGCAAGGAACAAATCCAAGACTCTACAATCATGACATCTCTGCTCCCAACcccagaggaaaggaaaaatctGTCCCACTATGTGGGGCTGACTTCCTGACCTCTGATATAGGATGGAAGGATGTTAAAATGAGAGACCAGATGGATGTGTTTTGAGGGTTATGAAGGTTGAAATGGGCATCTTATAAGAATTTAATGTGACTGACTAGTCAACAGACTTTGATAAGGTTTGATCAGCATATTTTTGTCAGCTAAATCACAATCTTTGATTGATACACTATGAAAACGATAAGAGTTATGTTTAATTACAACTGCTAAGTGGCCAATTCAAAGATAtcttaatatttttccttaaagCAATGTATTATAATATCACAGTGCATTCTAATGAGGTCCCAAAGTGCATGCTATTTTCAAACTTCTCCAAGtgacagttgttttgtttttgttttttttttttactgagtaCGAGGAAGTCTGACTGCTTTCAGAATGAGCTTCAAATATGCCTCTAATTTAGGGAAGTGTTTGCTTAACAATTTGCATcctaaaaaggaaaggaagcagaggtaAAAAGCCATCCCATGAGGTCAGCTGTTGCTTTTCAGGCGTGAACTGCAATACCTGCATTTTCTCAAACATCTAcagattgttttaaattttaagctaAATTAGACTTGCTTACAGGGTTTGAGTTTAGCTACAGTTGAAAGACAACTCTAGATAGGAATAATAAtaagaggaggtggagagatggcttggcttttaaagctgctcttgtagaggaccctacgggcttggttcccagcacctgcacagTAGAAGatcccaaccatctataactccagttccagaggatctggcaccATCTTTGGGCCCCAGGTaccactacacacatgcacatatatgtctGGATGAGGACTAAGACTCATCAGATACCACAGATTTCAACCAAAGAAAAAACAGCTAAGGGGACTGTTCATTCCTCAGACTCTGCTATCTTCCCCCCAGAGCTGAAGCAGATGCGGGTGGTTACCCTTATCTTACCTCTAATGACACAAGATACTCGATGCCTCAGGCCTTTTTCATCTACAATCTCATAACCAAACTTATCTTCTGTGGTCAGAGATGCCTCTCCAGGATTCCCAGGCATCTCTCCAGAGCTTCTGTTTGAATTATCCTAGAATCTGGGTAATCTTTCTTAACCCTCCTGCTCACCACAGAATTGGCTAGAAAAGCTGGAAAAGTGTCACTGTCCACTAAGCTGATTAAAATACGCTGCATTTAAATAGGCTCAGAAGGAAGAAGTTGAGGcatgcctgcctctatctctctctctccttctccttctccttctccctctctccctctctccctctccatctccctttttTGTGCTTCCCTTCCTACCTTACcccctgtctttctctttatctttccttccttctccttccttctccttccctccttccttccctccttccttctttctgttcccaTTGTGCGGGAGCTTAAACCCATACATACAAAGCATACGTTCTACCAGTGACCTACACCCCAGCCTTGTATCTAATTTTACCAAGGAACTGTTTACAGATTTAACATTAAAAGCTTGTTTTGGAGTTTCTGTAAGGACTTTCTCACAGTTAGTGGACTATGGGCATCTTTACATGCCCTAAAAGTGAGAGAAATAGGCTTTTGGCATTCTAGGGCATATCCATTACATTATCTGTCTCTTAACAAGATGAGAGAAATATGGTAGTTTctatatgtaaattatttattattattatcagcaCTGTCATctttatcactattattatttctccttctcttcttcttgctAATTTACCTAGAGTTCCAATACAGGCAGACTTCTGGCTCTTCTCAAATACTTAGATATTGACCACCCAAG of Mus pahari chromosome 4, PAHARI_EIJ_v1.1, whole genome shotgun sequence contains these proteins:
- the LOC110320773 gene encoding LOW QUALITY PROTEIN: probable ATP-dependent RNA helicase DDX31 (The sequence of the model RefSeq protein was modified relative to this genomic sequence to represent the inferred CDS: deleted 2 bases in 1 codon; substituted 1 base at 1 genomic stop codon), giving the protein MPGNPGEASLTTEDKFGYEIVDEKGLRHRVSCVIRVTASNNEAFPCPKCQSDNIKKPFSINAECQKRQNVLRSATLTEGVTRLVAISLHNPVSISVLDKNRNQPNPKEVGSIQLNSFAIPESLDQHVVLVPSKLRLVCLAAFILQKCKFEKNQKMIVFFSSWELVEFHFSLFLHTLLCHAGTPTSEHLPSASWPLKFLWLHGNMEQEERTSVFHEFSHSETGVLLCTGVASRGLDLPQVTWIVQYSAPSLPAEYIHCIGRTARIGCHGSSLLILAPSEAECVNSLASRKISVGEIKMEDILAVLTKDDCFKRRQRGTQKSRASGPQEIRERTTVLQTVFEDYVHFSQRMVSWAKKTLQSFIRAYATYPKELKSVFHVRALHLGHVAKSFGLRDAPRNLSVSAVKKASXKRPDPRRKTQRKQRLVPAEVLHSQHSSGLEDGGTKGRKQGKQQGLQVAPSKPGPWRE